One Rosa chinensis cultivar Old Blush chromosome 5, RchiOBHm-V2, whole genome shotgun sequence genomic region harbors:
- the LOC112163954 gene encoding CAX-interacting protein 4 produces MPATAGRVRMPPNNRVHSSVALQTHGIWQSAIGYDPYAPQPNLSNSKPDAENAYASYQGLLQLARITGPNSDEVRGACKRCGRVGHLTYQCRNFLSVKDMEKEDPEAIQADVASELGKLKGKLGKAKGKDVVKADSEEEDEDIESSDSDYDSDMERLIAQRYGQKNFRKEKLKKKNKDSDVDGSDTDSGERKKRGRSKKRRSRNRKHDDSDDSERDRKKRRKEKRRKRDESSDEDDKRRRRHRKST; encoded by the coding sequence ATGCCGGCCACCGCAGGAAGGGTTCGCATGCCCCCAAACAATCGGGTACACAGTAGCGTTGCCCTTCAGACTCATGGTATATGGCAGAGTGCAATTGGGTACGATCCCTATGCACCTCAGCCGAATTTGTCAAACTCAAAACCAGATGCTGAGAATGCATATGCTAGCTATCAAGGCCTTCTCCAACTCGCTCGTATAACTGGGCCGAATTCTGACGAGGTTCGTGGGGCGTGCAAGAGGTGCGGCCGGGTTGGGCACCTCACCTATCAATGTAGGAATTTTCTGAGTGTTAAGGACATGGAGAAGGAGGACCCTGAAGCTATCCAGGCTGATGTTGCTTCTGAGTTGGGCAAGTTGAAGGGGAAGCTGGGTAAAGCGAAGGGAAAAGATGTTGTTAAGGCTGATAGtgaggaggaggatgaagaCATTGAGAGTTCAGATTCGGACTATGATTCTGATATGGAGAGGCTCATTGCTCAAAGATATGGGCAAAAGAATTTTCGAAAGGAGAAgctgaaaaagaagaacaaggacTCGGATGTTGATGGTTCAGATACAGATTCtggggagaggaagaagagaggaagGTCGAAGAAGAGGAGAAGCAGAAATAGGAAACATGATGATTCAGATGATTCTGAAAGGGataggaagaaaagaagaaaggagaaacGGAGAAAGAGAGATGAGTCCTCGGATGAGGATGATAAACGACGTCGACGACATAGGAAGAGTACGTAG